From the Streptomyces syringium genome, one window contains:
- a CDS encoding NADP-dependent succinic semialdehyde dehydrogenase: MPIATVNPANGETLKTFDPLGAEEIERRLATAAATFRTYRTTDFAERARLLNHAADLLEGDQDDIARTMTTEMGKPLAAARAEAAKCAKAMRWYAGNAEELLADEHPADAEVKDSGASHARVHYRPLGVILAVMPWNFPLWQVVRFAAPALMAGNVGLLKHASNVPQTALYLEDLFRRAGYPEGCFQTLLVGSGAVEGILRDPRVAAATLTGSEPAGRSVAAIAGDEIKRTVLELGGSDPFVVMPSADVDRAARTAVTARVQNNGQSCIAAKRFIVHTDVYDAFAARFAARMAELTIGDPMADSTDVGPLASEQGRADLEELVDDALRRGATALCGGARPKSPGPLANGWFYEPTILADITPEMRIHREETFGPVATLYRVRDLDEAVHLANDTPFGLSSNVWTRDEEEQRRFVRDMEAGGVFFNGMTASHPALPFGGVKRSGYGRELSGHGIREFCNVTTVWHGKEPEAG; encoded by the coding sequence ATGCCCATCGCAACGGTGAACCCCGCCAACGGCGAGACGCTCAAGACGTTCGACCCGCTGGGGGCCGAGGAGATCGAGCGACGGCTGGCCACCGCGGCCGCGACGTTCCGCACCTACCGCACGACGGACTTCGCCGAACGGGCGCGGCTGCTGAACCACGCGGCGGACCTCCTGGAGGGCGACCAGGACGACATCGCCCGCACCATGACCACCGAGATGGGCAAGCCGCTCGCCGCCGCCCGCGCGGAGGCCGCCAAGTGCGCGAAGGCCATGCGCTGGTACGCCGGAAACGCCGAGGAACTGCTGGCCGACGAGCACCCCGCCGACGCCGAGGTGAAGGACTCCGGCGCCTCCCACGCCCGCGTCCACTACCGGCCGCTGGGCGTGATCCTCGCCGTCATGCCGTGGAACTTCCCGCTGTGGCAGGTCGTGCGCTTCGCCGCCCCTGCCCTGATGGCGGGCAACGTGGGCCTGCTCAAACACGCCTCCAACGTGCCGCAGACCGCGCTCTACCTGGAGGACCTCTTCCGCCGCGCCGGATACCCCGAGGGCTGCTTCCAGACGCTGCTCGTGGGGTCCGGTGCCGTCGAAGGCATCCTGCGCGACCCCAGGGTCGCCGCCGCGACGCTCACCGGCAGCGAGCCGGCGGGCCGCTCGGTCGCGGCGATCGCCGGCGACGAGATCAAGAGGACCGTGCTCGAACTGGGCGGCAGCGACCCGTTCGTGGTGATGCCCTCGGCCGACGTGGACCGGGCCGCCCGCACCGCCGTCACGGCCCGCGTGCAGAACAACGGCCAGTCGTGCATCGCCGCCAAGCGCTTCATCGTTCACACGGACGTCTACGACGCGTTCGCCGCGCGCTTCGCCGCCCGCATGGCGGAACTGACCATCGGCGACCCGATGGCCGACTCCACCGACGTCGGCCCGCTCGCCAGCGAACAAGGGCGCGCCGACCTGGAGGAACTGGTCGACGACGCCCTGCGCCGGGGCGCCACCGCGCTGTGCGGCGGAGCCAGGCCGAAGTCCCCCGGGCCGCTGGCGAACGGCTGGTTCTACGAGCCGACGATCCTCGCCGACATCACCCCCGAGATGCGCATCCACCGGGAGGAGACCTTCGGTCCGGTGGCCACGCTGTACCGGGTGCGGGACCTGGACGAGGCGGTGCACCTCGCCAACGACACCCCGTTCGGACTGAGTTCGAACGTGTGGACCCGTGACGAGGAGGAACAGCGCCGCTTCGTCCGCGACATGGAGGCCGGTGGCGTCTTCTTCAACGGCATGACGGCCTCCCACCCGGCGCTCCCCTTCGGCGGAGTGAAGCGCTCCGGCTATGGCCGGGAGCTGTCGGGGCACGGCATCCGCGAATTCTGCAACGTCACGACGGTGTGGCACGGCAAGGAGCCGGAGGCGGGATAG
- a CDS encoding ABC-ATPase domain-containing protein: MPRSTDRRPPAPRRTRDGFADALWALDGASYGRYKSLVGRWAMDGFDLEIVRGQADPYAPPARVALHVPAAVAGFPADLWRTPVRRRALASFLARRAAEETGEGTRVDAGGQEILDRGSCQVVPPGPTALEGEPGSVVLRLNVPLPGRGRRIDARAAEHVLCRRLPRLVDRALRYPAVDAEALTRFADTAEDSHALREALPGLGLVAFVADGAVLPRRSGVDDRPLTGPAAVPFRSPEELRVTVDLPHAGRVTGMGVPEGVTLIVGGGFHGKSTLLRALETGIWDDVPGDGRERVVSRSDTVKIRAEDGRRIEGVDLHAFVDHLPSGDDTADFRTDNASGSTSQAAAIVESVEAGAKVLLIDEDTAATNLMIRDARMQALVAKDREPLTPFVDLVRSLHRDQGVSTVLVMGGSGDYMEVADRVVMMDAYRPSDVTARAKELAAVPTGRRAEADTCPGTVHRRPDPASVDSSARGRPRIQARGRDGLVFGEETVDLRAVAHLADASQVAGVGLALEAMVRRGHLGGGRTLAEALDLLDRDLADGAECLLAVRDEDFALPRRFEVAAALNRLRTLSVTH; this comes from the coding sequence ATGCCGCGCTCCACCGACCGCCGTCCGCCGGCGCCGCGCCGGACCCGGGACGGGTTCGCCGACGCCCTGTGGGCGCTGGACGGCGCGTCGTACGGCCGCTACAAGTCCCTCGTCGGCCGCTGGGCCATGGACGGGTTCGATCTGGAGATCGTCCGTGGCCAGGCCGACCCGTACGCGCCTCCCGCGCGCGTTGCCCTGCACGTCCCCGCGGCCGTCGCCGGGTTCCCCGCCGACCTGTGGCGCACGCCCGTACGCCGCCGGGCCCTCGCGAGCTTTCTCGCCCGGCGGGCGGCCGAGGAGACCGGGGAGGGCACCCGGGTGGACGCGGGCGGCCAGGAGATCCTCGACCGCGGCTCCTGCCAGGTGGTACCGCCCGGTCCGACGGCACTGGAAGGCGAACCCGGATCCGTCGTCCTCCGGCTGAACGTCCCGCTCCCCGGCCGCGGCCGCCGGATCGACGCGCGCGCCGCCGAGCACGTCCTGTGCCGGCGGCTGCCCCGGCTGGTCGACCGGGCCCTGCGCTACCCGGCGGTCGACGCCGAGGCGCTCACCCGCTTCGCCGACACGGCCGAGGACTCACACGCGCTCCGCGAGGCACTGCCCGGGCTCGGGCTCGTCGCGTTCGTCGCCGACGGCGCGGTCCTGCCCCGGCGCAGCGGCGTGGACGACCGCCCGCTGACCGGCCCGGCGGCGGTCCCGTTCCGCTCCCCGGAGGAGCTGCGGGTCACCGTCGACCTTCCGCACGCGGGCCGGGTGACCGGCATGGGCGTGCCCGAGGGCGTCACGCTGATCGTCGGGGGCGGCTTCCACGGCAAGTCGACGCTGCTGCGCGCGCTGGAGACCGGCATCTGGGACGACGTCCCGGGCGACGGCCGGGAACGGGTGGTCTCCCGCTCCGACACCGTCAAGATCCGCGCCGAGGACGGCCGCCGGATCGAGGGCGTGGACCTCCACGCCTTCGTCGACCACCTGCCGAGCGGGGACGACACGGCGGACTTCCGCACCGACAACGCCTCCGGTTCCACCTCCCAGGCCGCGGCGATCGTCGAGTCCGTCGAGGCCGGTGCCAAGGTGCTGCTCATCGACGAGGACACCGCCGCCACCAACCTGATGATCCGTGACGCGCGCATGCAGGCCCTGGTCGCCAAGGACCGCGAGCCCCTCACCCCGTTCGTCGACCTGGTCCGCTCCCTCCACCGGGACCAGGGGGTCTCGACGGTGCTCGTGATGGGCGGCTCCGGCGACTACATGGAGGTGGCGGACCGGGTGGTCATGATGGACGCCTACCGGCCGTCCGACGTCACGGCCCGCGCGAAGGAACTCGCCGCGGTACCCACCGGGCGCCGGGCGGAGGCCGACACCTGCCCCGGCACCGTCCACCGCCGCCCCGACCCCGCCTCCGTCGACAGCTCCGCGCGCGGCCGGCCCCGGATCCAGGCCCGGGGGAGGGACGGGCTGGTCTTCGGGGAGGAGACCGTGGACCTGCGCGCGGTGGCGCACCTGGCCGACGCGTCCCAGGTGGCCGGCGTGGGACTGGCCCTGGAGGCCATGGTCCGCCGGGGGCACCTCGGCGGCGGACGCACCCTCGCCGAGGCACTCGACCTGCTCGACCGCGACCTCGCGGACGGAGCCGAGTGCCTCCTGGCCGTACGGGACGAGGACTTCGCGCTGCCGCGCCGCTTCGAGGTCGCGGCGGCGCTGAACCGGCTGCGCACGCTGTCGGTGACCCACTGA
- the dhaK gene encoding dihydroxyacetone kinase subunit DhaK: protein MKMLINVAETVVADALRGMAAAHPELAVDVERRVVVRRDAPVAGKVALVSGGGSGHEPLHGGFVGYGMLDAACPGEVFTSPVPDQMVRAAAAVDSGKGVLFIVKNYTGDVLNFNMAAELAEDEGIQVASVLVNDDVAVTDSLYTAGRRGTGATVFVEKIAGAAAEEGAPLERVEAIARRVNESSRSFGVALASCTTPAKGGPTFDLPAGELELGVGIHGEPGRERRAMMTSGEIADFAVDAVLSDLRPSGPVLVLVNGMGATPLLELYGFNAEVHRVLRERGVPVARTLVGNYVTSLDMAGASVTLCQVDDEMLRLWDAPVQTAGLRWGR from the coding sequence GTGAAAATGCTCATCAACGTGGCGGAGACCGTCGTCGCCGACGCCCTGCGCGGGATGGCCGCGGCCCATCCCGAGCTGGCGGTCGATGTGGAACGGCGGGTCGTCGTCCGGCGTGACGCGCCCGTCGCGGGCAAGGTGGCGCTGGTGTCCGGTGGCGGTTCGGGGCACGAGCCGTTGCACGGGGGCTTCGTGGGGTACGGGATGCTCGACGCGGCGTGTCCCGGGGAGGTGTTCACCTCGCCCGTGCCCGATCAGATGGTGCGGGCGGCGGCGGCCGTGGACAGCGGCAAGGGCGTGCTGTTCATCGTGAAGAACTACACGGGCGACGTCCTGAACTTCAACATGGCCGCCGAGCTCGCCGAGGACGAGGGCATCCAGGTCGCCAGCGTGCTCGTCAACGACGATGTCGCGGTGACCGACAGCCTCTACACGGCGGGCCGCCGTGGCACCGGTGCCACGGTCTTCGTGGAGAAGATCGCGGGGGCGGCGGCCGAGGAGGGCGCGCCGTTGGAGCGGGTGGAGGCGATCGCCCGCCGGGTGAACGAGTCGTCCCGCAGCTTCGGTGTCGCCCTGGCCTCCTGTACGACGCCCGCCAAGGGCGGCCCCACCTTCGATCTCCCGGCCGGTGAGCTGGAGTTGGGGGTCGGTATCCACGGTGAGCCGGGGCGCGAGCGTCGGGCGATGATGACGTCGGGCGAGATCGCGGACTTCGCCGTGGACGCGGTGCTGTCCGACCTGCGGCCGAGCGGTCCGGTGCTGGTGCTGGTCAACGGCATGGGCGCGACGCCGCTGCTGGAGCTGTACGGCTTCAACGCGGAGGTGCACCGGGTGCTGCGGGAGCGGGGCGTGCCGGTCGCGCGGACGCTCGTCGGCAATTACGTGACCTCCCTCGACATGGCCGGGGCCTCGGTGACGCTGTGTCAGGTCGACGACGAGATGCTGCGGCTGTGGGACGCGCCGGTCCAGACGGCCGGGCTTCGCTGGGGACGCTGA
- a CDS encoding alkaline phosphatase D family protein, whose protein sequence is MTSSSGRRRSDGVGLHARRRFLTLAAMTSVGAFAGMPRVRADGQRVGRISEFPFTLGVASGDPMPSSVVLWTRLAPRPYEVGSGLPPAGVVEVQWDIAGDEQFRNIERSGLTTASADFGYSVHVDVSGLQPGRSYWYRFRTGAWSSPVGRTRTAPAADASVRELRLGLASCQQYDGGYYTAHAHLAREELDAVFFVGDYIYENAIDAQAGERRLPAGSRLPEVFGHELKTLEDYRLRYALARTDPDLRAAHAAHPWVVTWDDHEVENNYAAGVPQAGEAPEGFLARRAAAYRAYWENMPLRPAQSPSGADMRLYRRLLFGRLAQFDVLDTRQYRSDQAYGDGWQYPGPESQDASRTMTGAAQERWLLDGFRTSTATWNVIPQQVAFSRRRLTLTGPSRLSMDAWDGYPASRDRVLQGARTAVAGNLIVLSGDSHIHLAMDIKQDFDDPRSPTVGVEILGSSITSGADGMEKPEDWAELLAANPHMSYYAKRRGYVVITLTPTHARADYRTLAYVTRPGAPVTTGASLVTRAGAPGFHPA, encoded by the coding sequence ATGACGAGCAGCTCGGGCCGGAGACGTTCCGATGGGGTCGGGCTTCATGCCCGGCGTCGCTTTCTCACCCTCGCGGCCATGACCTCGGTGGGTGCCTTCGCCGGAATGCCACGTGTGCGGGCCGACGGGCAGAGGGTGGGGAGGATCAGCGAGTTCCCCTTCACCCTGGGCGTCGCGTCGGGTGATCCGATGCCCTCTTCCGTCGTGCTGTGGACGAGGCTGGCTCCCCGCCCGTACGAAGTGGGCAGCGGCCTTCCCCCTGCGGGGGTCGTGGAGGTGCAGTGGGACATCGCCGGGGACGAGCAGTTCCGGAACATCGAGCGCAGCGGCCTGACCACCGCCTCCGCCGATTTCGGCTACAGCGTCCACGTGGACGTCAGCGGCCTGCAGCCCGGCCGGAGCTACTGGTACCGCTTCCGCACGGGAGCGTGGTCCAGCCCGGTCGGGCGCACCCGCACCGCGCCTGCCGCGGACGCCTCGGTGCGGGAGCTGCGGCTCGGGCTGGCATCGTGTCAGCAGTACGACGGGGGCTACTACACGGCGCACGCGCACCTCGCCCGCGAGGAGCTCGACGCCGTGTTCTTCGTCGGCGACTACATCTACGAAAACGCCATCGACGCGCAGGCCGGTGAACGCCGGCTGCCCGCCGGAAGCCGACTGCCGGAGGTGTTCGGCCACGAGCTGAAGACCCTGGAGGACTACCGGCTGCGCTACGCCCTCGCCAGGACCGACCCCGACCTCCGGGCAGCCCACGCCGCCCACCCGTGGGTGGTCACCTGGGACGACCACGAGGTGGAGAACAACTACGCGGCGGGCGTCCCCCAAGCAGGGGAGGCCCCGGAAGGCTTCCTGGCACGCAGGGCCGCCGCCTACCGCGCCTACTGGGAGAACATGCCCCTGCGCCCGGCCCAGTCCCCCTCGGGGGCGGACATGCGGCTGTACCGTCGCCTTCTCTTCGGCCGGTTGGCGCAGTTCGACGTCCTGGACACCCGGCAGTACCGCTCGGACCAGGCGTACGGCGACGGCTGGCAGTACCCCGGCCCCGAGTCGCAGGACGCCTCACGCACCATGACCGGTGCCGCGCAGGAACGCTGGCTGCTGGACGGCTTCCGCACCTCGACGGCCACCTGGAACGTCATCCCGCAGCAGGTGGCCTTCAGCCGGCGCCGGCTCACGCTCACCGGCCCGTCGCGCCTGTCGATGGACGCGTGGGACGGCTACCCGGCCTCCCGCGACCGCGTTCTCCAGGGAGCCCGGACGGCCGTTGCCGGCAATCTGATCGTGTTGTCCGGCGACTCCCACATCCACCTCGCCATGGACATCAAGCAGGACTTCGACGATCCCCGCTCCCCCACCGTGGGCGTGGAAATCCTCGGCAGCTCGATCACCAGCGGGGCCGACGGCATGGAGAAACCCGAGGACTGGGCGGAGCTCCTCGCCGCCAACCCCCACATGTCCTACTACGCCAAACGGCGCGGTTACGTGGTCATCACCCTCACTCCCACCCACGCACGCGCCGACTACCGCACTCTCGCCTACGTCACCCGCCCCGGCGCTCCCGTCACCACCGGAGCGAGCCTCGTCACCCGAGCCGGGGCCCCTGGCTTCCATCCGGCCTGA